A genomic region of Rhizobium sp. NXC24 contains the following coding sequences:
- the ccmB gene encoding heme exporter protein CcmB: MTALFLRDLRLSVRAGGGALIGILFFLTVVAVIPFGVGPDLKLLSRIGPAIVWIGALLSALLGLDRLFQAERDDGSLDLLVMQETPLVLTVLTKCAAHWTATGLPLVIASPLLGLFMNMNEMAIGATALTLLVGSPAITFIGAVGAAVAVALPRGGLLVSILVLPLTIPVLIFGVSATYAAVEGPQPFLPPFLILMALTLFFAVLGPTAAALALRHTTD, encoded by the coding sequence ATGACCGCCCTCTTCCTCCGTGACTTAAGACTCTCGGTCCGCGCCGGCGGTGGCGCCCTCATCGGCATTCTCTTCTTTCTGACCGTTGTCGCCGTCATTCCCTTCGGCGTCGGCCCCGACCTCAAGCTGCTGTCGCGCATCGGCCCGGCCATCGTCTGGATCGGCGCGCTGCTGTCAGCCCTGCTCGGTCTCGACCGCCTGTTCCAGGCCGAACGCGATGACGGTTCGCTCGATCTGCTGGTGATGCAGGAAACGCCACTGGTGCTGACCGTGCTCACCAAATGCGCCGCGCACTGGACGGCGACCGGCCTGCCGCTGGTCATCGCCTCGCCGTTGCTCGGCCTCTTCATGAATATGAACGAGATGGCGATCGGCGCGACGGCCCTGACTTTGCTTGTCGGCTCGCCGGCCATCACCTTCATCGGCGCGGTCGGCGCCGCCGTCGCCGTCGCCCTGCCGCGTGGCGGGCTGCTAGTGTCGATCCTGGTGCTGCCGCTGACCATTCCCGTGCTGATCTTCGGCGTCAGCGCCACCTATGCCGCCGTCGAAGGTCCTCAACCCTTCCTGCCGCCCTTCCTGATCCTGATGGCACTGACCTTATTCTTCGCCGTGCTCGGCCCGACAGCGGCTGCCCTCGCTTTACGCCACACGACGGATTGA
- a CDS encoding heme ABC transporter permease gives MSDMSPAISRFSDLANPTRFLAFSARLIPWLAAISAILFAIGLYLSFSTEGDYQQGDTVRIMYIHVPAAWLSMMCYTIMSMSAIGTLVWRHPLADVAAKAAAPLGAAFTLVALVTGSLWGKPMWGTYWVWDARLTSVFILFLMYLGLIALNRAMDDPSKAARVSAVLILVGFINIPIIKFSVDWWNTLHQSESVMRLGGPTIDAEFLWPLFTMALAFTLLFFTLHLMAIRNEIWRRRIAAQRRLAARMAAREE, from the coding sequence ATGAGCGATATGAGCCCCGCGATCAGCCGATTTTCCGACCTCGCCAACCCGACCCGGTTCCTGGCGTTTTCGGCGCGTCTTATTCCCTGGCTGGCGGCCATATCAGCCATACTCTTCGCGATCGGCCTTTATCTCTCCTTCTCGACCGAAGGCGATTACCAGCAGGGCGATACCGTCCGCATCATGTATATCCATGTGCCGGCCGCCTGGCTGTCGATGATGTGCTATACGATCATGAGCATGTCTGCGATCGGCACGCTGGTCTGGCGCCATCCGCTTGCGGACGTCGCTGCCAAGGCCGCCGCGCCGCTCGGCGCCGCCTTTACCCTTGTTGCCCTCGTCACCGGCTCGCTCTGGGGCAAGCCGATGTGGGGCACCTATTGGGTCTGGGATGCCCGCCTCACTTCGGTTTTCATCCTCTTCCTGATGTATCTCGGGTTGATCGCGCTGAACCGCGCCATGGACGATCCGTCGAAGGCAGCGCGCGTCAGCGCCGTGCTGATCCTTGTCGGTTTCATCAACATTCCGATCATCAAATTCTCGGTCGACTGGTGGAACACGCTGCATCAGTCCGAAAGCGTCATGCGCCTCGGTGGCCCGACCATCGATGCAGAATTCCTATGGCCGCTCTTCACCATGGCGCTTGCCTTCACGCTGCTGTTCTTCACGCTGCATCTGATGGCGATCCGCAACGAGATCTGGCGTCGCCGCATTGCCGCGCAACGCCGTCTCGCCGCCCGCATGGCCGCCCGGGAGGAATAG
- the mtaB gene encoding tRNA (N(6)-L-threonylcarbamoyladenosine(37)-C(2))-methylthiotransferase MtaB, giving the protein MSGVEVITFGCRLNTYESEVMRSQAEAAGLNNAILVNTCAVTGEAVRQARQAIRRARRDNPHARIIVTGCAAQTEKQTFAEMAEVDAVLGNEEKLTSASYRALPDFGVSAEEKLRVNDIMSVRATAPQMIRHIDGHVRAFIQVQNGCDHRCTFCIIPYGRGNSRSVPMGAVVSQARSLVESGYREIVLTGVDATSYGADLPGQPTLGLLAKTLLKQIPEIRRLRLSSIDSIEADQHLMDLIADEPRFMPHLHLSLQHGDDMVLKRMKRRHSRADAISFIEDARRLRPEMSFGADMIAGFPTETEAMFENAISLAEEVGIAHLHVFPYSPRPGTPAARMPQLDRALIKERAARLRLAGQKLHQSHLDSMVGTRQWLLVENNGLAHTENFTLVAAPSLRPRDLVQVAITGHNGKHLDMQLAAADAA; this is encoded by the coding sequence GTGAGCGGGGTCGAGGTCATCACCTTCGGCTGCCGTCTCAACACCTATGAATCCGAAGTGATGAGGTCGCAAGCAGAAGCCGCCGGGCTCAACAATGCCATCCTGGTCAATACCTGCGCCGTTACCGGCGAGGCCGTGCGCCAGGCGCGCCAGGCGATCCGCCGGGCCCGGCGCGACAATCCGCATGCCCGCATCATCGTCACCGGCTGCGCCGCGCAGACGGAAAAGCAGACCTTTGCCGAGATGGCCGAAGTGGACGCCGTTCTTGGCAATGAGGAAAAGCTGACGAGCGCTTCCTATCGCGCGCTGCCGGATTTCGGCGTTTCGGCCGAAGAGAAGCTGCGCGTCAACGACATCATGAGCGTGCGGGCGACCGCGCCGCAGATGATCAGGCATATCGACGGGCATGTGCGCGCCTTCATCCAGGTGCAGAACGGCTGCGACCATCGCTGCACCTTCTGCATCATCCCCTATGGGCGCGGCAATTCCCGATCCGTGCCGATGGGCGCGGTGGTGAGCCAGGCGCGCAGTCTGGTCGAAAGCGGTTACCGCGAAATTGTCCTGACCGGCGTCGATGCCACCAGCTACGGCGCCGACCTGCCAGGCCAGCCGACGCTTGGCCTTCTGGCGAAGACGCTGCTAAAGCAGATCCCCGAGATCCGCCGCCTGCGGCTGTCCTCGATCGACAGCATTGAGGCCGACCAGCATCTGATGGATCTGATCGCCGACGAGCCGCGTTTCATGCCGCATCTGCATCTGTCGCTGCAGCATGGCGACGACATGGTCCTGAAGCGGATGAAGCGGCGGCACTCACGCGCCGATGCTATCAGTTTTATCGAGGATGCCCGTCGCCTCCGGCCGGAGATGAGCTTTGGCGCAGATATGATCGCCGGTTTTCCGACCGAAACGGAAGCGATGTTCGAAAATGCCATCAGCCTGGCGGAAGAAGTGGGCATTGCGCATCTGCATGTCTTTCCCTACAGCCCGCGTCCCGGCACGCCCGCCGCGCGGATGCCTCAGCTCGACCGCGCACTGATCAAGGAACGCGCTGCACGGCTGCGCTTGGCTGGACAAAAACTGCATCAGTCCCATCTCGACTCCATGGTCGGCACGCGGCAATGGCTGCTCGTGGAGAATAACGGGCTGGCGCATACGGAAAACTTCACGCTTGTCGCAGCCCCAAGCCTCAGGCCGCGCGACCTTGTGCAGGTGGCAATCACCGGCCACAATGGCAAGCATCTCGACATGCAACTTGCGGCCGCCGACGCGGCCTGA
- the dapF gene encoding diaminopimelate epimerase encodes MSNTVEFARMNGLGNKILVVDMRGRKDVVTAAAAIALNADPATEFDQIMAIHDPKAQGTDAWIDILNSDGTNAQACGNGTRCVVQALAAENGKKMFTFQTVAGILNAVEHEDGTISVDMGKPVFAWDKIPLAEEFADTRRIELQIGPIDNPVLHSPSAMSMGNPHAIFWVDKDPMSFDLARFGPLLENHPMFPERANITLAQVLSPTTLRTRTWERGAGLTLACGSAACSAAVSAARTGRTGRKVTIDVASAPAPSQLTIEWRESDDHVVMTGPAEWEWSGSVDPTTGSWRRDPEQGAQAR; translated from the coding sequence ATGAGCAATACGGTCGAATTCGCGCGGATGAACGGGCTTGGCAACAAGATCCTGGTTGTCGACATGCGCGGCCGGAAAGATGTGGTGACGGCGGCGGCGGCGATTGCGCTGAATGCCGATCCGGCCACTGAGTTCGATCAGATCATGGCGATCCACGATCCGAAGGCTCAAGGCACCGACGCCTGGATCGATATTCTGAATTCCGACGGCACCAATGCGCAGGCTTGCGGCAACGGCACGCGCTGCGTCGTGCAAGCGCTGGCTGCCGAGAACGGCAAGAAGATGTTCACCTTCCAGACCGTCGCTGGCATCCTGAATGCCGTCGAGCATGAGGATGGCACGATTTCGGTCGATATGGGCAAACCGGTCTTTGCGTGGGACAAGATTCCGCTCGCGGAAGAATTTGCCGATACGCGCCGCATCGAGCTGCAGATCGGGCCGATCGACAATCCTGTCCTGCATTCGCCCTCCGCCATGTCGATGGGCAATCCGCATGCGATCTTCTGGGTGGACAAGGACCCGATGTCCTTCGATCTCGCCCGCTTCGGGCCGCTGCTCGAAAACCATCCGATGTTTCCCGAGCGCGCCAATATCACGCTGGCACAGGTGCTTTCGCCGACCACGCTGCGCACGCGCACCTGGGAACGCGGCGCGGGCCTGACGCTTGCCTGCGGCTCGGCTGCCTGTTCGGCCGCCGTCAGCGCGGCGCGCACGGGCAGAACAGGCCGCAAGGTGACGATCGATGTCGCCTCTGCCCCGGCGCCGAGCCAACTCACCATAGAATGGCGGGAAAGCGACGATCACGTCGTCATGACCGGCCCTGCGGAATGGGAATGGTCTGGCTCCGTCGATCCTACGACGGGGAGCTGGCGGCGCGATCCGGAGCAGGGGGCTCAGGCGCGGTGA
- a CDS encoding DsbE family thiol:disulfide interchange protein, protein MSLETEEGNKAKSGSSGRYLLALIPLIVFACIAFAVGKVMYDQEVHGTDISAIPSALIGTKAPTLALAPLEGSNLPALTDSAIRGKLTLVNVFASWCLPCREEHPVLKDLAKDGRLNIVAINYKDTGENALRFLGELGNPYSAIGIDPNGSAAIDWGVYGIPESYLVAPDGTILYKQVGPFTATSLKEGLYPAIAKAQGRAAL, encoded by the coding sequence ATGAGCCTGGAAACCGAAGAAGGCAACAAGGCGAAATCGGGTAGCAGCGGCCGCTATCTGCTGGCTCTCATTCCGCTGATCGTCTTTGCCTGCATCGCCTTTGCCGTCGGCAAGGTGATGTACGACCAGGAAGTCCACGGCACCGATATTTCCGCGATCCCCTCGGCCCTGATCGGCACAAAAGCCCCGACGCTGGCGCTGGCGCCGCTCGAAGGCTCCAATCTACCCGCACTGACCGACAGCGCTATCCGGGGCAAGCTGACGCTGGTCAACGTCTTCGCCTCCTGGTGCCTCCCCTGCCGCGAAGAACATCCTGTCTTGAAAGACCTTGCCAAGGACGGACGACTGAATATCGTCGCCATCAACTACAAGGACACGGGTGAAAACGCCCTGCGTTTCCTCGGCGAACTCGGCAATCCCTATAGCGCCATCGGCATCGACCCGAACGGTTCGGCCGCCATCGACTGGGGCGTCTACGGCATTCCCGAATCCTACCTCGTCGCCCCCGACGGCACGATCCTCTACAAGCAGGTCGGCCCGTTTACCGCCACCAGCCTCAAAGAGGGGCTCTATCCGGCCATAGCGAAAGCTCAGGGAAGGGCTGCGCTATAA
- a CDS encoding Rap1a/Tai family immunity protein, translating into MSGIVVATLLAVISSKSSVGFSDGSQLLADCRGSRQFANGYVIGWLDKWNRDEYIARRGIAESIPNARAMTNWAYFGGSVGIDVCIPANVDTKKISNMICDFLIQNPSLQDVPAEDIMNTFTGLNFPCDRK; encoded by the coding sequence ATGTCGGGCATTGTCGTTGCAACTTTATTGGCGGTGATCTCGTCGAAGTCATCGGTGGGTTTTTCCGATGGCAGTCAGTTGCTGGCCGATTGCCGCGGCTCACGGCAGTTTGCCAACGGCTATGTGATCGGCTGGTTGGATAAATGGAATCGTGATGAGTACATCGCGCGCCGGGGCATCGCAGAGTCGATCCCCAATGCGCGCGCCATGACCAACTGGGCGTATTTCGGCGGTTCGGTCGGTATAGACGTCTGCATTCCGGCCAATGTCGATACCAAGAAAATCAGCAATATGATTTGCGATTTCCTCATTCAAAACCCGTCGCTTCAGGATGTGCCAGCGGAGGACATCATGAATACGTTCACCGGACTGAATTTCCCCTGCGACAGGAAATAG
- a CDS encoding DUF2585 domain-containing protein, with product MTALADAKNRYRQQSFWFIACAVVLFVQIVAEYMMSRVPICTCGYVKLFEPAVKSSGNSQHIADWYTPSHLIHGFLFFGLTHLIMRRKPLSMRLFVAMLIESGWELLENSPIIINRYRTATISLDYFGDSILNSAMDAVFMVVGFLFAWRAPVALTIVIAIFFELLTGWLIRDNLTLNIIMLVWPVEAIKTWQGGL from the coding sequence ATGACGGCGCTTGCGGACGCCAAAAATCGTTATCGGCAACAGAGCTTCTGGTTCATTGCCTGTGCGGTAGTTCTGTTCGTCCAGATCGTCGCGGAATATATGATGAGCCGGGTGCCGATCTGCACCTGCGGCTATGTCAAGCTCTTCGAACCCGCCGTGAAATCCAGCGGCAATTCGCAGCATATCGCCGACTGGTATACGCCGTCGCACCTCATTCACGGCTTCCTGTTCTTCGGGCTGACGCATCTGATCATGCGCCGCAAGCCGCTGTCGATGCGCCTGTTCGTCGCCATGCTGATCGAGTCCGGCTGGGAGCTGCTTGAGAATTCGCCGATCATCATCAATCGCTACCGCACGGCGACGATCTCGCTCGATTATTTCGGTGACAGCATTCTGAATTCGGCGATGGACGCGGTGTTCATGGTCGTCGGCTTCCTGTTCGCGTGGCGCGCGCCGGTCGCGCTGACCATCGTGATCGCCATCTTCTTCGAGCTGCTCACCGGCTGGCTGATCCGCGACAATCTCACGCTGAATATCATCATGCTGGTCTGGCCGGTCGAGGCGATCAAGACCTGGCAGGGCGGGCTTTAA
- a CDS encoding septation protein A — MNDKTKFDDSESAAMTTSDSDLTPSAADKHHPMLKLVLELGPLLVFFFGNLRGEWLVQHFPQLAALGGPLFVATGLFMAATVISLVVSKVMLGHLPLMPFVSGIVVVTFGALGIYLQNETFIKMKPTIINALFGVVLLGGLAFGRSLLGYVFNAAFQLDSEGWRKLTMRWGIFFLFLAVLNEIVWRGSNWYYLPDVKAADNLWVLFKVWGTMPITILFTLSQMPLIMKHTVNPPAEAE, encoded by the coding sequence ATGAACGACAAGACCAAATTCGATGATAGTGAAAGTGCCGCGATGACGACCAGCGACAGTGATCTCACCCCAAGTGCTGCCGACAAGCATCATCCGATGCTGAAGCTGGTGCTGGAACTCGGGCCGCTGCTGGTGTTCTTTTTCGGCAATCTGCGTGGCGAGTGGCTGGTGCAGCATTTTCCGCAGCTCGCAGCGCTCGGTGGTCCGCTCTTCGTCGCCACCGGCCTGTTCATGGCGGCAACGGTGATCTCGCTTGTCGTCTCGAAGGTCATGCTCGGCCATTTGCCGCTGATGCCCTTCGTCTCCGGCATCGTCGTTGTCACTTTCGGCGCGCTCGGCATCTATTTGCAGAACGAGACCTTCATCAAGATGAAGCCGACCATCATCAACGCGCTGTTTGGCGTGGTGCTGCTCGGCGGGCTCGCGTTCGGCAGATCGCTGCTCGGCTACGTCTTCAACGCCGCCTTCCAGTTGGACAGCGAGGGCTGGCGCAAGCTCACGATGCGCTGGGGCATCTTCTTCCTGTTTCTCGCCGTGCTCAATGAAATCGTCTGGCGTGGGTCGAACTGGTATTACCTGCCGGATGTTAAAGCCGCGGACAATCTTTGGGTTCTGTTCAAGGTCTGGGGTACGATGCCGATCACCATCCTCTTTACCCTGTCGCAAATGCCGTTGATCATGAAGCACACGGTCAATCCGCCGGCGGAAGCCGAATAA
- the ccmA gene encoding heme ABC exporter ATP-binding protein CcmA, whose amino-acid sequence MHLSAENLAARRGEDLIFANVSFSLSNGEALILTGRNGSGKSTLLRVVAGLLKQEKGRVAFTDSKGESDRPAGEVSHYLGHRNAMKSELTVAENLGFWKIFLGDMAGGSGLDIDEAADAVGLAGITHLPFGYLSAGQQRRIAFAKLLVAYRPIWILDEPTAALDAAADRLFAELISSHQKAGGIVLAATHQPLGLTNTQEMRMTGFAGVSEGVWG is encoded by the coding sequence ATGCATCTAAGCGCTGAAAACCTGGCCGCAAGGCGGGGCGAAGACCTGATTTTCGCGAATGTTTCCTTTAGCTTGAGTAATGGCGAGGCCCTGATTCTGACCGGCCGCAACGGCTCGGGAAAATCAACGCTTCTGCGGGTCGTCGCAGGCCTCCTCAAACAGGAAAAAGGCCGCGTCGCCTTCACCGATTCCAAGGGCGAATCGGACCGGCCGGCGGGCGAGGTCAGCCACTACCTCGGCCATCGCAATGCGATGAAATCCGAGCTCACCGTGGCCGAAAATCTCGGCTTCTGGAAAATCTTTCTCGGTGACATGGCTGGCGGCTCTGGTTTGGATATCGATGAAGCCGCGGACGCCGTCGGCCTTGCCGGCATTACCCACCTGCCCTTCGGCTATCTCTCGGCCGGCCAGCAGCGGCGAATCGCCTTTGCGAAACTCCTGGTCGCCTATCGCCCGATCTGGATCCTCGACGAACCGACGGCAGCGCTGGACGCCGCGGCGGACCGGCTGTTTGCGGAACTCATCTCGTCGCATCAGAAGGCGGGAGGGATCGTATTGGCGGCGACCCATCAGCCGCTGGGGCTTACGAATACACAGGAAATGCGGATGACGGGGTTTGCCGGGGTGAGCGAAGGGGTGTGGGGATGA
- the ftsY gene encoding signal recognition particle-docking protein FtsY, producing the protein MALNFIKKVFTFGREKSAEEQAPEEVLPKVEATVPEPEVLPAADVSPASEFAEPALPPSVPTSHLPLKGEDWLEDAVPPEQKEQTDRQADVSAELNAQVIEAEEASSAEYPVATEASDVLDETASETISPLEWEMPDRTEGGNEASAGSEFSSESTETSVATPILPKGFTSAADAPVPAPEAPKQKLSWFQRLRAGLARTSSQLTGQITALFTKRKLDDQTLQDLEDLLIQADLGVETAMRVTDTLASERYGKDVTGEDVSRIMAQEIAKVLKPVAKPLQLDLSHKPHVILIVGVNGTGKTTTIGKLASKLSGAGLKVMVAAGDTFRAAAIEQLKIWADRTKSEFIGTKLGADAAGLAYDAFQQAKASKSDVLIIDTAGRLQNKAELMAELEKIVRVLGKLDPDAPHTVLQTLDATTGQNALNQVEIFRNIAGVNGLIMTKLDGTARGGILVAISAKHKLPVYFIGVGEGVDDLEPFEAEDFAQAIAGISQ; encoded by the coding sequence ATGGCGCTCAATTTCATCAAAAAAGTCTTCACCTTCGGCCGCGAAAAGTCGGCGGAAGAGCAGGCGCCGGAAGAGGTTTTGCCGAAGGTTGAAGCGACCGTTCCGGAGCCTGAAGTACTGCCTGCTGCGGACGTTTCACCGGCTTCGGAGTTTGCCGAACCTGCGCTACCCCCCTCTGTCCCTACGAGTCATCTCCCCCTCAAGGGGGAAGATTGGTTGGAGGACGCCGTGCCGCCGGAGCAAAAAGAGCAGACTGACCGTCAAGCAGACGTTAGCGCTGAGCTGAATGCGCAGGTGATCGAAGCCGAGGAAGCTTCGTCAGCAGAGTATCCTGTCGCGACCGAAGCCAGTGATGTACTGGATGAGACCGCCTCCGAAACAATCTCCCCCCTTGAGTGGGAGATGCCCGACAGGACAGAGGGGGGTAACGAAGCTTCGGCCGGTTCGGAGTTCTCGTCGGAAAGCACCGAAACTTCCGTCGCCACTCCCATCCTCCCCAAAGGTTTCACCAGCGCCGCCGACGCCCCCGTACCAGCCCCCGAAGCTCCAAAGCAAAAGCTGTCCTGGTTCCAGCGCCTGCGCGCCGGTCTTGCGCGCACCTCGTCGCAGCTCACCGGCCAGATCACGGCGCTTTTCACCAAGCGCAAGCTCGACGACCAGACCCTGCAGGATCTGGAAGACCTCTTGATCCAGGCCGATCTTGGCGTCGAGACCGCGATGCGGGTCACCGATACGCTGGCCTCGGAACGCTACGGCAAGGATGTGACCGGCGAGGATGTCAGCCGGATCATGGCGCAGGAAATCGCCAAGGTGCTGAAGCCGGTCGCCAAGCCGTTGCAGCTCGATCTCAGCCATAAGCCGCATGTCATCCTCATCGTCGGCGTCAACGGCACCGGCAAGACGACGACGATCGGCAAGCTGGCGTCGAAACTGTCCGGTGCCGGGCTGAAGGTCATGGTGGCTGCCGGCGATACCTTCCGTGCCGCGGCGATCGAGCAGTTGAAGATCTGGGCCGACCGCACCAAGTCGGAATTCATCGGCACCAAGCTCGGTGCCGACGCCGCCGGACTTGCCTATGATGCCTTCCAGCAGGCTAAGGCCAGCAAGAGCGATGTGCTGATCATCGACACCGCCGGCCGTCTGCAGAACAAGGCGGAGCTGATGGCGGAGCTGGAAAAGATCGTCCGCGTGCTCGGCAAGCTCGATCCGGACGCGCCCCATACCGTGCTGCAGACGCTAGATGCGACCACCGGCCAGAATGCATTGAACCAGGTGGAAATCTTCCGCAATATCGCAGGGGTCAACGGGCTGATCATGACCAAGCTCGACGGCACGGCGCGCGGCGGCATTCTGGTGGCCATCTCTGCCAAGCACAAGCTGCCGGTCTATTTCATCGGTGTCGGCGAGGGTGTAGACGATCTCGAGCCGTTCGAGGCCGAGGATTTTGCCCAGGCCATCGCCGGGATCAGTCAATGA
- a CDS encoding MBL fold metallo-hydrolase — protein sequence MTDKSGSRKASNPYYQGPISDHFDGLRFFNPDGVEPGSFGDLLKWKLGGGRARWPRPVVSLFPPARPDKRVFGDSLRVTMIGHASILIQAAGLNILTDPVWSERVSPFTFIGPKRAVPPGIRFEDLPPIDLVLVSHNHYDHLDLATLKRLHEAHGPKILTPLGNDAIIRRGAPDARITAMDWGDRIAITNGVTVDAEPCHHWSARGAGDRRMALWAAFVITTPAGKIYHIGDTGFHRGVNYEAARQKHGGFRLAILPFGAYEPRWFMKGQHQNPAEAVQGMKLCNAAHVAGHHFATFQLTDEAIDAPVKALDAALREYGVEADRFRPLRAGEVFDVPPIF from the coding sequence ATGACAGACAAATCCGGCTCCCGGAAGGCATCGAACCCCTATTATCAAGGCCCAATCTCCGATCATTTCGACGGGCTACGCTTCTTCAATCCGGACGGCGTGGAGCCGGGCAGTTTCGGTGACCTGTTGAAATGGAAACTCGGCGGCGGTCGCGCGCGCTGGCCTCGTCCGGTCGTCAGCCTGTTCCCGCCGGCGAGGCCCGACAAACGTGTCTTCGGCGACTCATTGCGGGTGACCATGATCGGACACGCCTCGATTCTGATCCAGGCGGCCGGTCTCAATATATTGACCGATCCGGTGTGGTCTGAGCGCGTGAGCCCTTTCACCTTCATCGGACCCAAGCGAGCGGTTCCGCCCGGCATCCGGTTCGAAGACCTGCCGCCGATCGATCTCGTGCTGGTCTCGCACAATCATTATGACCATCTCGATCTCGCAACGCTGAAGCGGCTGCACGAGGCACATGGGCCGAAAATCCTGACGCCGCTCGGCAACGATGCCATTATCCGCCGTGGGGCGCCAGATGCTCGGATTACGGCGATGGATTGGGGCGATCGCATCGCCATCACCAACGGGGTGACCGTCGACGCCGAGCCCTGCCATCACTGGTCGGCACGCGGCGCCGGCGACCGCCGCATGGCGCTCTGGGCCGCCTTCGTCATCACGACCCCTGCTGGGAAGATCTACCATATCGGCGACACCGGCTTTCATCGCGGCGTCAACTATGAGGCGGCGCGGCAAAAACATGGCGGCTTCCGCCTCGCCATCCTGCCTTTCGGCGCCTACGAGCCGCGCTGGTTCATGAAAGGTCAGCATCAGAACCCGGCGGAAGCAGTGCAAGGCATGAAGCTCTGCAACGCTGCCCACGTCGCCGGCCACCATTTCGCGACCTTCCAGCTCACGGACGAAGCGATCGATGCGCCGGTGAAGGCGTTGGATGCGGCGCTCCGGGAGTACGGCGTGGAGGCGGATCGGTTCAGGCCGCTGAGGGCGGGGGAAGTATTTGATGTGCCCCCGATATTTTGA
- the ccmD gene encoding heme exporter protein CcmD yields the protein MTHPFYVYGSYGFTAAMIIAVIAWTWFDGRLRRKEIAALEASGIRRRSQRAPEGKTK from the coding sequence ATGACACATCCCTTCTACGTCTACGGCTCCTATGGCTTTACCGCCGCCATGATCATCGCCGTCATCGCCTGGACATGGTTCGACGGGCGCCTGCGCCGCAAGGAAATCGCCGCGCTCGAAGCCTCCGGCATCCGTCGCCGGTCGCAGCGCGCACCGGAAGGCAAGACGAAATGA